Proteins found in one Hevea brasiliensis isolate MT/VB/25A 57/8 chromosome 18, ASM3005281v1, whole genome shotgun sequence genomic segment:
- the LOC110648865 gene encoding putative caffeoyl-CoA O-methyltransferase At1g67980: MSCCEQVIAIDINQEAYEVGLPFIRQAGVEHKINFIKSNAIFALSQMLNNATQFDMAFVDADKSGCKQYHEQLLKLVKVGGIIVCDNTLWFGFVAQEEDAVPEHLRKTRKVILEINQFLASDPRVDLSQVSIGDGITLCRRLY, encoded by the exons ATGAGCTGTTGTGAACAGGTAATCGCAATAGACATAAATCAAGAAGCTTATGAAGTTGGATTACCATTCATCCGCCAGGCAGGTGTGGAGCACAAAATCAACTTCATTAAATCAAATGCCATTTTCGCGTTGAGCCAAATGTTGAACAATGCAA CACAATTTGACATGGCATTCGTTGATGCTGACAAATCTGGCTGCAAGCAATACCATGAACAGTTGTTGAAACTAGTTAAGGTTGGAGGTATAATAGTTTGTGATAACACCTTATGGTTTGGATTTGTTGCTCAAGAAGAAGATGCAGTACCGGAACATCTAAGGAAGACAAGAAAGGTCATACTGGAGATCAATCAATTTCTGGCTTCTGATCCTCGAGTTGATCTCTCACAAGTTTCCATCGGTGATGGGATTACGTTATGTAGGCGTCTTTATTGA